A stretch of Allostreptomyces psammosilenae DNA encodes these proteins:
- a CDS encoding ABC transporter ATP-binding protein, whose product MTGTPILRVHDLVKHFPVRQGLPLARPTAWVRAVDGVSFDLARGETLGLVGESGCGKSTLARLLLAAQRPTSGTVTFDGRDVFALGRRELRALRRRVQMVLQDPYTSLNPRMTVADIVGEPFEIHPEVAPRGQRRARVRELLELVGLDPDHAGRYPHQFSGGQRQRVGIARALALRPDVVVCDEPVSALDVSVQAQVMNLLADLQAELGLSYVFIAHDLAAVRHISDRVAVMYLGRIVEIGDADRIYDHPTHPYTQALLSAVPVPDPDAPGWEEQIVLEGDPPSPLDPPSGCRFRTRCWKAREPCARQEPALTARDGSAHPSACHFAEERHSGIPHQADA is encoded by the coding sequence GTGACCGGCACACCCATCCTCCGGGTCCACGACCTGGTCAAGCACTTCCCGGTGCGCCAGGGCCTGCCGCTGGCCCGCCCCACCGCCTGGGTACGGGCCGTCGACGGCGTCAGCTTCGACCTCGCCCGCGGGGAGACCCTGGGCCTGGTCGGCGAGTCCGGCTGCGGCAAGTCCACCCTCGCCCGACTGCTGCTCGCCGCCCAGCGGCCCACCTCCGGCACCGTCACCTTCGACGGCCGCGACGTCTTCGCCCTGGGCAGGCGGGAACTGCGCGCGCTGCGCCGCCGCGTGCAGATGGTGCTCCAGGACCCCTACACCTCGCTCAACCCCCGGATGACCGTCGCCGACATCGTCGGCGAACCGTTCGAGATCCACCCGGAGGTCGCCCCCCGGGGACAGCGCCGCGCCCGGGTCCGCGAACTCCTGGAGCTCGTCGGCCTCGACCCGGACCACGCCGGCCGCTACCCCCACCAGTTCTCCGGCGGCCAGCGGCAGCGCGTCGGCATCGCCCGCGCCCTCGCGCTCCGCCCCGACGTGGTGGTCTGCGACGAACCGGTCTCCGCCCTCGACGTCTCCGTCCAGGCCCAGGTGATGAACCTGCTCGCCGACCTCCAGGCGGAACTCGGCCTGTCCTACGTCTTCATCGCCCACGACCTCGCCGCCGTCCGGCACATCTCCGACCGGGTCGCCGTCATGTACCTCGGCCGGATCGTGGAGATCGGCGACGCCGACCGGATCTACGACCACCCCACCCACCCCTACACCCAGGCGCTGCTGTCCGCCGTGCCCGTCCCCGACCCGGACGCCCCCGGCTGGGAGGAGCAGATCGTGCTGGAGGGCGACCCGCCCTCCCCCCTCGACCCGCCCTCCGGCTGCCGCTTCCGCACCCGCTGCTGGAAGGCCCGGGAGCCGTGCGCCCGCCAGGAGCCGGCGCTGACCGCGCGGGACGGCTCCGCCCACCCCAGCGCCTGCCACTTCGCCGAGGAACGGCACAGCGGCATCCCGCACCAGGCGGACGCCTGA
- a CDS encoding ABC transporter ATP-binding protein: MTAVNQPTPAPTPAEAPSTAPKAPAATGSGEPLLDVDDLHVEFHDRLTGTVVHAVNGLSYRLHAGETLAILGESGSGKSVAAQAVMGILDSPPARVTRGAIRFRGTDLLTLPDREHRRLRGDSIAMVFQDALSALNPVHRVGDQIAEMFEVHRGMSRKQARARAVELMDRVRIPSARARAGHYPHEFSGGMRQRVMIAMALALEPDVLIADEPTTALDVTVQAQIMRLLADLQREMRMGLVLITHDLGVVARVADNALVMYAGSVVERAPVRDLYHRPAHPYTRGLLASVPRLDRGAAPLRPIQGSPPNPAALPDGCAFAPRCPLARDLCRHTRPVLAPPRPGPAAPAAPSRTPGTPGAPATAGSPTGRQAACHFAEETAP, encoded by the coding sequence GTGACCGCCGTGAACCAGCCCACCCCCGCCCCCACCCCCGCCGAGGCCCCCTCCACCGCCCCCAAGGCGCCCGCAGCCACCGGCTCCGGCGAGCCGCTGCTCGACGTCGACGACCTGCACGTGGAGTTCCACGACCGGCTCACCGGCACCGTCGTCCACGCCGTGAACGGACTGTCCTACCGGCTGCACGCCGGCGAGACCCTCGCCATCCTCGGCGAGTCCGGCTCCGGCAAGAGCGTCGCCGCCCAGGCCGTCATGGGCATCCTGGACAGCCCGCCCGCCCGCGTCACCCGCGGCGCCATCCGCTTCCGCGGCACCGACCTGCTCACCCTGCCCGACCGGGAGCACCGCCGCCTGCGCGGCGACTCCATCGCCATGGTCTTCCAGGACGCCCTCTCCGCCCTCAACCCCGTCCACCGGGTCGGCGACCAGATCGCCGAGATGTTCGAGGTCCACCGGGGCATGAGCCGCAAACAGGCCCGCGCCCGCGCCGTGGAACTCATGGACCGGGTGCGCATTCCCTCCGCCCGCGCGCGAGCCGGCCACTACCCCCACGAGTTCTCCGGCGGCATGCGGCAACGCGTCATGATCGCCATGGCCCTCGCGCTCGAACCCGACGTCCTCATCGCCGACGAACCCACCACCGCCCTCGACGTCACCGTCCAGGCCCAGATCATGCGACTCCTCGCCGACCTCCAGCGCGAGATGCGCATGGGACTCGTCCTGATCACCCACGACCTCGGCGTGGTCGCCCGCGTCGCCGACAACGCCCTGGTGATGTACGCCGGCTCGGTCGTCGAACGCGCCCCGGTCCGCGACCTCTACCACCGCCCCGCCCACCCCTACACCCGCGGCCTCCTCGCCTCCGTCCCCCGCCTCGACCGCGGCGCCGCCCCGCTGCGCCCCATCCAGGGCAGCCCGCCCAACCCCGCCGCCCTCCCCGACGGCTGCGCCTTCGCCCCGCGCTGCCCGCTGGCGCGCGACCTCTGCCGCCACACCCGCCCCGTCCTGGCACCGCCGCGCCCCGGACCCGCCGCCCCGGCCGCACCGTCGCGCACGCCCGGCACGCCCGGCGCCCCGGCCACCGCCGGATCCCCCACCGGCCGCCAGGCCGCCTGCCACTTCGCCGAGGAGACCGCACCGTGA
- a CDS encoding ABC transporter permease, with protein sequence MSDQLPAPVTPADPGTTKATATAAGTAGPAPAPGRAPGGHAWRSLRRRPVFWASLLILLTVGLMAAFPRLFTDLGPNQGCSLSHSRLGPTAGHPFGFDVQGCDYLAQTIHGTRPTLLIGVAVTAFALLVAIVLGTLSGYYGGWLDALVARVTDVFFGLPFVLGATVILVAFPDHGIGAMCLVLVALGWTTMTRMMRAQVIAVKDADYVEAARLLGASDLRVMLRHILPNAVAPVLVLAMLGVGNVIAGEATLDFLGVGLQYPTVSWGLQLNAAQAYFVDAPHLMAFPALFLTATVLSFLLLGDAVRDALDPRLR encoded by the coding sequence ATGAGTGATCAGCTCCCGGCCCCGGTCACCCCCGCCGACCCCGGCACCACCAAGGCCACCGCCACCGCCGCCGGCACCGCCGGCCCCGCACCCGCCCCCGGCCGGGCGCCCGGCGGCCACGCCTGGCGCTCGCTGCGCCGCCGCCCCGTCTTCTGGGCGTCCCTGCTCATCCTGCTCACCGTCGGCCTCATGGCGGCCTTCCCCCGCCTGTTCACCGACCTCGGCCCCAACCAGGGCTGCTCCCTGAGCCACTCCCGCCTCGGCCCGACCGCCGGACACCCCTTCGGCTTCGACGTCCAGGGCTGCGACTACCTCGCCCAGACCATCCACGGCACCCGCCCCACCCTGCTCATCGGGGTCGCCGTCACCGCCTTCGCCCTGCTCGTCGCCATCGTGCTCGGCACCCTGTCCGGCTACTACGGCGGCTGGCTCGACGCGCTCGTCGCCCGCGTCACCGACGTCTTCTTCGGCCTGCCGTTCGTCCTCGGCGCCACGGTCATCCTGGTCGCCTTCCCCGACCACGGCATCGGCGCCATGTGCCTGGTGCTCGTCGCCCTCGGCTGGACCACGATGACCCGGATGATGCGGGCCCAGGTGATCGCCGTCAAGGACGCCGACTACGTCGAGGCCGCCCGGCTGCTCGGCGCCTCCGACCTGCGCGTCATGCTCCGGCACATCCTGCCCAACGCCGTCGCCCCGGTGCTCGTGCTCGCCATGCTCGGCGTCGGCAACGTCATCGCCGGCGAGGCCACGCTCGACTTCCTCGGCGTCGGACTCCAGTACCCCACCGTCTCCTGGGGACTCCAGCTCAACGCCGCCCAGGCGTACTTCGTGGACGCCCCCCACCTGATGGCCTTCCCCGCGCTCTTCCTGACCGCCACCGTGCTCAGCTTCCTGCTGCTCGGCGACGCCGTCCGCGACGCCCTCGACCCCCGACTCCGGTGA
- a CDS encoding ABC transporter permease, translating to MARRLIQAVPVFFGTTFLIYALVFALPGDPIRALAGDKPISPAVLQALHERYNLDDPLVVQYGKYLAGVVLRGDLGETFTGQDVSAIMADRWAVTAQLAVTAWIFELLLGIALGVWAGLHRGRLADTVVLGGTTLLIALPVYVVGYTAQMLLGVEWGLFPVAGDSDGWPVSYLLPGMVLGSLGLSYVARLTRTSLVENLRADYVRTANAKGVPRNRVIVRHTLRNSLIPVVTFLGVDFGNLMAGAIVTEGIFNLPGIGQGVFQAIQIKEGPVVVGVTTALVLVFLLVNLAVDLLYGLLDPRIRYE from the coding sequence GTGGCACGGCGCCTGATCCAGGCCGTCCCGGTGTTCTTCGGGACGACCTTCCTGATCTACGCGCTGGTGTTCGCCCTCCCCGGGGACCCGATCCGGGCCCTCGCCGGGGACAAACCCATCTCCCCGGCCGTGCTCCAGGCACTCCACGAGCGCTACAACCTCGACGACCCGCTCGTCGTCCAGTACGGCAAGTACCTCGCCGGCGTCGTGCTGCGCGGCGACCTCGGCGAGACCTTCACCGGCCAGGACGTCTCCGCCATCATGGCCGACCGCTGGGCCGTCACCGCCCAGCTCGCCGTCACCGCCTGGATCTTCGAACTCCTCCTCGGCATCGCCCTCGGCGTCTGGGCCGGCCTGCACCGCGGCCGCCTCGCCGACACCGTCGTCCTCGGCGGCACCACCCTGCTGATCGCCCTGCCGGTCTACGTCGTCGGCTACACCGCCCAGATGCTGCTCGGCGTCGAGTGGGGCCTGTTCCCCGTCGCCGGCGACAGCGACGGCTGGCCGGTGAGCTACCTGCTGCCCGGCATGGTCCTCGGCTCCCTCGGCCTGTCCTACGTCGCCCGGCTCACCCGCACCTCCCTGGTGGAGAACCTCCGCGCCGACTACGTGCGCACCGCCAACGCCAAGGGCGTCCCCAGGAACCGCGTCATCGTCCGCCACACCCTGCGCAACTCCCTCATCCCCGTGGTCACCTTCCTCGGGGTGGACTTCGGCAACCTGATGGCCGGCGCCATCGTCACCGAGGGCATCTTCAACCTCCCCGGCATCGGACAGGGCGTCTTCCAAGCCATCCAGATCAAGGAGGGGCCCGTCGTGGTGGGCGTCACCACCGCCCTGGTACTGGTCTTCCTCCTCGTCAACCTGGCGGTCGACCTCCTGTACGGCCTGCTCGACCCGAGGATCCGCTATGAGTGA
- a CDS encoding peptide ABC transporter substrate-binding protein, giving the protein MKSVPGGARLLAGALAAALLLTGCGGGDGEGGQPGGTFSVALTEPDHLTPGNTTSAYSFKVLQGLFDPPVTLDPATGEVVHLAAESLTSEDQRVWTLKVRPGQTFHDGEAVTARSFADAWNAAAYGPNGWANNYYFANVEGYDALNPEDPDGDGPQEAPPPTADTLSGLEVVDDTTLRITLTAPFSQYPITLAYTGFAPLPSAAFEDPEAFDQAPVGNGPFAMDGEWRHNEGITLRRYEDYAGPRPAKADGVEFIIYASADTAFTDLQASGVDVVTSIPAARVPEASRLLGDRFLTAPSGSMDYLGFPTFDERFADPRLRRAISMAIDREAIVQAVYNGAYAPATSLLAPIVPGYRETACGEACTFDPARARQLLDEAGGFDGTLNLWFSNADPTYEQWMQAIANQLKDNLGIADVQFRKVPAADYLTTLADRTQDGPYRNNWQMDYPSAQNYLEYLWGPGNRMGWENEEFNALIQQAGSAESIEASIPLYQRAEDIAIAELPMTPLWNWQDQIGHSENVSDVTVNQYNGLLLLERVSVG; this is encoded by the coding sequence ATGAAAAGCGTCCCAGGCGGTGCCCGACTCCTCGCCGGCGCCCTCGCCGCCGCGCTGCTGCTGACCGGGTGCGGCGGAGGAGACGGGGAGGGCGGGCAGCCAGGCGGCACCTTCTCCGTCGCCCTGACCGAGCCCGACCACCTCACCCCGGGCAACACCACCAGCGCCTACTCCTTCAAGGTGCTGCAGGGCCTGTTCGACCCCCCGGTGACGCTCGACCCGGCCACCGGCGAGGTCGTCCACCTCGCCGCGGAGTCCCTCACCTCCGAGGACCAACGGGTGTGGACGCTCAAGGTCCGCCCCGGCCAGACCTTCCACGACGGAGAGGCGGTCACCGCCCGGTCCTTCGCCGACGCCTGGAACGCCGCCGCCTACGGGCCCAACGGATGGGCCAACAACTACTACTTCGCGAACGTCGAGGGCTACGACGCGCTCAACCCCGAGGACCCCGACGGCGACGGCCCCCAGGAGGCCCCCCCGCCCACCGCCGACACCCTCAGCGGCCTGGAGGTGGTCGACGACACCACCCTGCGGATCACCCTGACCGCCCCGTTCAGCCAGTACCCCATCACCCTGGCCTACACCGGCTTCGCCCCGCTGCCCTCCGCCGCCTTCGAGGACCCCGAGGCCTTCGACCAGGCCCCCGTCGGCAACGGCCCCTTCGCCATGGACGGCGAGTGGCGGCACAACGAGGGCATCACCCTGCGGCGCTACGAGGACTACGCCGGCCCCCGCCCCGCCAAGGCCGACGGCGTCGAGTTCATCATCTACGCCAGCGCCGACACCGCCTTCACCGACCTGCAGGCGTCCGGCGTCGACGTGGTCACCTCCATCCCCGCCGCCCGCGTCCCGGAGGCCAGCCGGCTGCTCGGCGACCGCTTCCTCACCGCGCCCAGCGGCTCCATGGACTACCTCGGCTTCCCCACCTTCGACGAGCGCTTCGCCGACCCGCGGCTGCGCCGGGCCATCTCCATGGCCATCGACCGCGAGGCCATCGTCCAGGCCGTCTACAACGGCGCCTACGCCCCCGCCACCTCGCTGCTCGCCCCCATCGTCCCCGGCTACCGGGAGACCGCCTGCGGCGAGGCCTGCACCTTCGACCCGGCCCGCGCCAGGCAGCTCCTCGACGAGGCCGGCGGCTTCGACGGCACCCTCAACCTGTGGTTCTCCAACGCGGACCCCACCTACGAGCAGTGGATGCAGGCCATCGCCAACCAGCTGAAGGACAACCTCGGCATCGCCGACGTCCAGTTCCGCAAGGTGCCCGCCGCCGACTACCTCACCACCCTCGCGGACCGGACCCAGGACGGCCCCTACCGCAACAACTGGCAGATGGACTACCCCTCCGCCCAGAACTACCTGGAGTACCTCTGGGGCCCGGGCAACCGCATGGGCTGGGAGAACGAGGAGTTCAACGCCCTGATCCAGCAGGCGGGCTCCGCCGAATCGATCGAGGCCAGCATCCCGCTGTACCAGCGGGCCGAGGACATCGCCATCGCCGAACTGCCGATGACCCCCCTGTGGAACTGGCAGGACCAGATCGGCCACTCCGAGAACGTCTCCGACGTGACGGTCAACCAGTACAACGGCCTGCTGCTCCTCGAACGGGTCAGCGTCGGATAG
- a CDS encoding C39 family peptidase: MSARRRRLRGLVLALLSLTAVLTAPPAAVAAERAKPERSRVVFHRWTDRADFAVGAHAGTVPGDSLRVAAPVGTTTYTDPHGGTTRTWEYARYTTAERTVGFRATELVASWTADTPPGTWLQVEMRGRTHTGTLTAWYVMGRWASGDRDVHRTSVDGQGDADGTVAVDTFVAAAGRALTAYQLRVTLHRAPGQAAWPAVRSLGAMASAVADRATVPASPGGVAWGVELDVPRRSQEIHLGEYPEYDGGGEAWCSPTSTTMVMEYWGRGPSERDLAWVDPSVVDPQVDHAARFTYDYGYQGTGNWPFNTAYAGTYGLEGFVTRLRSLTELERFIAAGIPVITSQSFAEGELPGAGYGTDGHLMVVVGFTEDGDVIANDPYSDTNEQVRRVYPRAAFENVWQRASSSGGVVYVIHPAGVPLPAHPPGAGGNW; encoded by the coding sequence ATGTCCGCTCGCCGCCGGCGCCTCCGCGGTCTCGTACTCGCCCTCCTCTCACTCACCGCGGTGCTCACCGCTCCCCCGGCCGCGGTGGCCGCCGAACGGGCGAAGCCCGAGCGGAGCCGGGTCGTCTTCCACCGGTGGACCGACCGGGCGGACTTCGCGGTGGGCGCCCACGCCGGCACGGTGCCGGGCGACAGCCTGAGGGTGGCCGCGCCGGTCGGGACCACCACGTACACCGATCCCCACGGCGGGACCACACGGACCTGGGAGTACGCGCGCTACACCACGGCCGAGCGGACCGTCGGGTTCCGCGCCACGGAGCTGGTGGCGTCCTGGACCGCCGACACCCCGCCGGGGACCTGGCTCCAGGTGGAGATGCGGGGGCGCACCCACACCGGCACGCTGACCGCGTGGTACGTGATGGGCCGCTGGGCCTCCGGCGACCGGGACGTCCACCGCACCTCGGTCGACGGCCAGGGTGACGCGGACGGCACGGTCGCCGTCGACACCTTCGTGGCCGCGGCGGGGCGCGCGCTGACCGCCTACCAGCTGCGCGTCACGCTCCACCGGGCCCCCGGGCAGGCGGCGTGGCCGGCGGTGCGCTCGCTGGGCGCCATGGCGTCCGCGGTGGCGGACCGCGCCACCGTCCCGGCCAGCCCGGGCGGTGTGGCCTGGGGCGTCGAGCTGGACGTCCCGCGCCGCTCCCAGGAGATCCACCTGGGCGAGTACCCGGAGTACGACGGCGGCGGCGAGGCCTGGTGCAGCCCCACCTCCACCACGATGGTGATGGAGTACTGGGGACGGGGCCCCAGCGAGCGGGACCTGGCCTGGGTGGATCCGTCCGTCGTCGACCCGCAGGTGGACCACGCGGCACGGTTCACCTACGACTACGGCTACCAGGGGACCGGCAACTGGCCGTTCAACACCGCCTACGCCGGCACCTACGGGCTGGAGGGCTTCGTGACCCGGTTGCGGTCGCTGACCGAGCTGGAGCGGTTCATCGCCGCGGGGATCCCGGTCATCACCTCGCAGTCCTTCGCCGAGGGGGAGCTGCCGGGCGCCGGCTACGGCACGGACGGGCACCTGATGGTGGTCGTCGGCTTCACCGAGGACGGCGACGTGATCGCCAACGACCCGTACTCGGACACCAACGAGCAGGTGCGGCGGGTCTATCCGCGGGCCGCCTTCGAGAACGTCTGGCAGCGCGCCTCCAGCAGCGGCGGCGTCGTCTACGTCATCCACCCGGCGGGCGTGCCGCTGCCGGCCCACCCGCCGGGCGCGGGCGGCAACTGGTAG
- a CDS encoding alkaline phosphatase PhoX — MERRTFLRGTVIAGGSAAFGGSLWRGAAVAAPAQPGASPYGALGAADANGIQLPSGFTSRVIARTGQRVAGTSYTWHPAPDGGACYADGTGWIYVSNSEVSTTGGAGAVRFDSSGGITGAYRILDGTNVNCAGGATPWRTWLSCEEVSLGYVYETDPWGVNAAVRRPAMGRFKHEAAAVDPVRRVVYLTEDETDGCFYRFVPTTWGDLSSGRLEVMVGGSGTSGPVSWTAVPDPDGSPTVTRRQVSSAKRFNGGEGCYYADGTCWFTTKGDGRVWAYDAVSSSISLAYDDSLVTSGTPPLTGVDNVTGSSSGDLFVAEDGGNMEICVITPEGVVAPFLRVNGQSSSEITGPAFSPDGGRLYFSSQRGTSGSSSGGITYEVTGPFRG; from the coding sequence GTGGAACGACGTACCTTCCTTCGCGGCACGGTCATCGCCGGCGGCAGCGCCGCGTTCGGCGGCTCGCTGTGGCGCGGCGCCGCGGTCGCGGCCCCCGCCCAGCCCGGCGCGAGCCCGTACGGAGCGCTGGGGGCGGCGGACGCGAACGGCATCCAGCTGCCCAGCGGCTTCACCAGCCGGGTCATCGCCCGCACCGGCCAGCGCGTCGCCGGCACCTCCTACACCTGGCACCCGGCCCCGGACGGCGGCGCCTGCTACGCCGACGGCACCGGCTGGATCTACGTGTCCAACTCGGAGGTGTCGACGACCGGCGGGGCGGGCGCGGTCCGCTTCGACTCCTCGGGCGGCATCACCGGGGCCTACCGGATCCTGGACGGCACCAACGTCAACTGCGCGGGCGGCGCCACCCCGTGGCGGACCTGGCTGTCCTGCGAGGAGGTCAGCCTCGGCTACGTCTACGAGACCGACCCGTGGGGCGTCAACGCGGCCGTGCGCCGCCCCGCCATGGGGCGGTTCAAGCACGAGGCCGCCGCGGTGGACCCGGTGCGCCGGGTGGTCTACCTCACCGAGGACGAGACCGACGGCTGCTTCTACCGCTTCGTCCCGACGACCTGGGGCGACCTGTCCAGCGGCCGGCTGGAGGTCATGGTCGGCGGCTCCGGCACCTCGGGACCGGTGTCCTGGACCGCCGTTCCGGACCCGGACGGCTCGCCGACCGTGACCCGGCGCCAGGTGTCCTCCGCGAAGCGGTTCAACGGCGGCGAGGGCTGCTACTACGCCGACGGCACCTGCTGGTTCACCACCAAGGGCGACGGACGGGTGTGGGCCTACGACGCGGTCTCCTCCAGCATCTCCCTGGCCTACGACGACTCCCTGGTGACCTCCGGGACCCCGCCGCTGACCGGCGTGGACAACGTCACCGGCTCCTCCTCCGGCGACCTGTTCGTCGCCGAGGACGGCGGCAACATGGAGATCTGCGTGATCACGCCGGAGGGCGTGGTCGCGCCCTTCCTGCGGGTCAACGGGCAGTCCTCCTCGGAGATCACCGGCCCGGCCTTCTCCCCGGACGGCGGCCGGCTGTACTTCTCCAGCCAGCGCGGCACCAGCGGCAGCTCCTCCGGCGGCATCACCTACGAGGTGACCGGCCCGTTCCGCGGCTGA
- a CDS encoding class F sortase, translating into MIRRTTAAGRTAALAGLGLALVAPQAFGGAPTAPPEPGTPTGAPAPLTGAAGTAPAAPVPQGGWASLWAPPPPAAPAPAVPVRVAVPGVVAPAAVRPVAVGPGGAMEVPARESTVGWWALGAAPGADRGTVVLVGHVDTPTSPRGVFAELYRVTEGTPVTVTALDGRVFDYRVRERELHPSDALPAEVFATDGPAALVLITCAGTYDHQRGRYPQTLVVRAVPAA; encoded by the coding sequence GTGATCCGGCGGACCACGGCCGCCGGGCGCACGGCAGCCCTGGCCGGCCTCGGCCTGGCGCTGGTGGCGCCGCAGGCCTTCGGCGGCGCGCCGACCGCGCCCCCGGAGCCGGGGACGCCCACCGGTGCGCCGGCCCCCCTCACCGGTGCGGCGGGCACGGCGCCCGCCGCACCGGTGCCCCAGGGCGGCTGGGCGTCGCTGTGGGCGCCACCCCCGCCGGCCGCGCCGGCGCCCGCCGTCCCGGTCCGGGTGGCGGTCCCGGGGGTGGTGGCGCCGGCCGCGGTGCGGCCGGTGGCCGTCGGGCCGGGCGGGGCGATGGAGGTGCCGGCGCGGGAGTCCACCGTGGGGTGGTGGGCCCTCGGCGCCGCCCCCGGCGCGGACCGGGGCACCGTCGTCCTGGTGGGCCACGTCGACACCCCGACCTCGCCCCGGGGGGTCTTCGCGGAGCTGTACCGGGTGACGGAGGGGACGCCGGTCACCGTGACGGCCCTGGACGGCAGGGTCTTCGACTACCGGGTGCGGGAGCGGGAGCTCCATCCCAGCGACGCCCTGCCCGCGGAGGTCTTCGCCACCGACGGCCCCGCCGCCCTGGTGCTGATCACCTGCGCGGGCACCTACGACCACCAGCGGGGCCGCTACCCGCAGACCCTGGTGGTCCGCGCCGTCCCCGCGGCCTAG
- a CDS encoding DUF4142 domain-containing protein, with protein MKPLRPCPTVTVLAAAAVLMSATGPSAVAAASTPPREPATRAASATAGVNEQDRTFLMSAHQSNLAEIAAANSALARSANPALLDIARTLLDDHTAMDAEVVQTAGELGVALPDAPTPEQQETLREVESHTGEAYDQAWTAAMITAHENALALRRTEIAEGSAPMVIDLASGSMPIVETHLAMLRDLAGGQVPAEVPAGYGTGDAGGDAVTTGTGHPSPAAALVALGLAVGSGCAVLLRRRYATPLDAGAGRPRPTGGDRER; from the coding sequence GTGAAGCCTCTACGCCCCTGCCCGACCGTCACCGTGCTCGCCGCGGCGGCCGTCCTGATGAGCGCCACCGGCCCGTCGGCGGTCGCCGCCGCGAGCACCCCGCCGCGCGAGCCGGCGACCCGTGCCGCCTCAGCCACCGCCGGAGTCAACGAGCAGGACCGCACCTTCCTGATGTCCGCCCACCAGAGCAACCTGGCGGAGATCGCCGCCGCCAACAGCGCCCTGGCCCGCTCCGCGAACCCGGCGCTCCTCGACATCGCGCGGACGCTGCTGGACGACCACACCGCGATGGACGCGGAGGTGGTCCAGACGGCCGGCGAACTAGGCGTCGCCCTGCCCGACGCGCCCACCCCCGAGCAGCAGGAGACCCTGCGCGAGGTGGAGTCGCACACCGGTGAGGCCTACGACCAGGCGTGGACGGCCGCGATGATCACCGCCCACGAGAACGCCCTCGCCCTGCGCCGCACCGAGATCGCCGAGGGCAGCGCCCCGATGGTCATCGACCTGGCCAGCGGCAGCATGCCCATCGTGGAGACCCACCTGGCGATGCTGCGCGACCTGGCCGGCGGTCAGGTGCCGGCCGAGGTCCCGGCCGGCTACGGGACCGGCGACGCCGGCGGGGACGCCGTCACCACGGGCACCGGCCACCCCAGCCCGGCCGCCGCCCTGGTGGCGCTCGGCCTGGCCGTCGGCAGCGGCTGCGCCGTCCTGCTGCGCCGGCGCTACGCGACCCCGCTGGACGCGGGCGCGGGCCGTCCGCGACCGACCGGTGGTGACCGCGAGCGGTGA
- a CDS encoding GNAT family N-acetyltransferase produces the protein MPSITPLPGTCAPDAVDAWHATVVRAHRHDLPGVPEPHRAETAARMRVPAPRSEQVLLRSAAPAFAGVAAVRLFTDPANREVARLCRLTVDPEHRRRGHGVALLAAVRATCEAAGRRTVTALVDADGPGAAFGRAHGFHLALPLTGYVLDLPDVVPPADAAAPGAGPDQAAELPPGHTLTTWDGPVPPRHAAAFAEVRRAMAQAPTGRRAERPPDWDVAAVRELATVCRRRGQSLRTVAIIAPDGAVAAYTEVVLPTSDAPRARQSDTGVAPAHRGRGLGRAVQWHMVRLLRAHHPELRQLVAVVADENAPARAVAAALGYRVERRLGLFEARVEDLPAAPGTAGRAG, from the coding sequence ATGCCGTCCATCACGCCCTTGCCGGGGACCTGCGCCCCCGACGCCGTCGACGCCTGGCACGCCACCGTCGTCCGCGCACACCGCCACGACCTGCCGGGCGTCCCGGAGCCGCACCGCGCGGAGACCGCCGCCCGGATGCGGGTTCCGGCACCGCGCAGCGAACAGGTGCTGCTGCGGTCGGCCGCGCCGGCCTTCGCCGGCGTGGCCGCCGTCCGGCTGTTCACCGACCCGGCGAACCGGGAGGTAGCCCGGCTGTGCCGGCTCACCGTGGACCCCGAGCACCGCCGCCGCGGCCACGGCGTCGCCCTGCTGGCCGCCGTCCGCGCCACCTGCGAGGCAGCAGGCCGGCGCACCGTGACCGCGCTGGTCGACGCCGACGGCCCGGGGGCCGCGTTCGGCCGCGCACACGGCTTCCACCTCGCGCTGCCGCTCACCGGATACGTCCTGGACCTCCCCGACGTGGTCCCGCCGGCCGACGCGGCCGCGCCCGGAGCCGGCCCCGACCAGGCCGCCGAGCTGCCCCCCGGACACACCCTCACCACCTGGGACGGGCCGGTGCCGCCCCGGCACGCGGCGGCCTTCGCCGAGGTCCGGCGGGCCATGGCGCAGGCACCCACCGGCCGGCGGGCCGAGCGCCCACCGGACTGGGACGTCGCCGCGGTGCGGGAGCTGGCCACCGTCTGCCGCCGCCGCGGCCAGTCGCTGCGCACCGTGGCCATCATCGCCCCGGACGGCGCGGTGGCCGCCTACACCGAGGTCGTCCTGCCCACCTCCGACGCGCCCCGCGCCCGGCAGTCCGACACCGGCGTCGCCCCGGCCCACCGCGGGCGCGGCCTCGGCCGCGCCGTCCAGTGGCACATGGTCCGCCTGCTGCGCGCCCACCACCCGGAGCTGCGGCAGCTGGTCGCCGTGGTGGCGGACGAGAACGCCCCGGCCCGAGCGGTGGCCGCGGCGCTCGGCTACCGCGTCGAGCGCCGCCTCGGACTCTTCGAGGCCCGGGTCGAGGACCTGCCCGCCGCACCGGGAACGGCGGGCCGCGCCGGCTAG